One window of Rubrivirga sp. SAORIC476 genomic DNA carries:
- the nuoE gene encoding NAD(P)H-dependent oxidoreductase subunit E has product MTPETPGPFVSPTPQYVPGEAPERQIADADLVWTADEQARIDVFRSQYPTPDGAVMKTLWLAQAKYGWLPPEAMHLVADTLGVPYAKVYGVATFYTQYFKEKKGTYVLDVCTCFSCQVCGGYDMLHYLEEKLGVTKGETTEDGLFTVQEAECLGACGSAPMLQVTNGPYVHNLTKEKIDAMVDTLRDGKALPFESVTLPQDEDEMNGNRRSDAEATETYITPPVSDTIH; this is encoded by the coding sequence ATGACGCCAGAAACCCCCGGCCCCTTCGTCAGCCCGACGCCGCAGTACGTGCCCGGCGAGGCGCCCGAGCGCCAGATCGCCGACGCCGACCTCGTCTGGACCGCCGACGAGCAGGCACGCATCGACGTCTTCCGCAGCCAGTACCCGACGCCCGACGGCGCGGTCATGAAGACGCTCTGGCTGGCGCAGGCCAAGTACGGCTGGCTCCCGCCCGAGGCGATGCACCTCGTCGCCGACACGCTGGGCGTGCCGTACGCGAAGGTGTACGGCGTCGCGACGTTCTACACCCAGTACTTCAAGGAGAAGAAGGGCACCTACGTCCTCGACGTGTGCACCTGCTTCTCGTGCCAGGTCTGCGGCGGCTACGACATGCTGCACTACCTCGAGGAGAAGCTAGGCGTGACCAAGGGCGAGACCACCGAGGACGGCCTCTTCACGGTCCAGGAGGCCGAGTGCCTCGGTGCGTGTGGCTCCGCGCCGATGCTCCAGGTCACCAACGGCCCCTACGTCCACAACCTGACGAAGGAGAAGATCGACGCGATGGTCGACACCCTCCGTGACGGCAAGGCGCTCCCGTTCGAGTCGGTCACGCTGCCGCAGGACGAGGACGAGATGAACGGCAACCGCCGCTCCGACGCCGAGGCGACGGAGACGTACATCACCCCGCCGGTCTCCGACACGATCCACTAA
- a CDS encoding NADH-quinone oxidoreductase subunit C, translated as MSDTPEQTPEATPQPSVALMPIADALVGGPDDAPFVDPGEQAQTLKFHFTPRDALAGEMERLQTENPHAKATWIVPKVLAALNEEFGDAILETVGYAGETTVFVETARLADVVQFLYDEVGFDYLTDIGTIDRFTEEDRFEVFYNLCALEAKKRIRLKVRVDEEDPTVPTITHVHPGANWHEREAWDMMGIRFEGLTDHRRIYMPEDFEYHPLRKEFPTLGIPGSLPLPANHPDGDLQADPFPRAHGQIPKDLDSD; from the coding sequence ATGTCCGACACCCCCGAGCAGACTCCCGAGGCGACGCCGCAGCCGTCAGTCGCCCTCATGCCTATCGCCGACGCGCTGGTAGGCGGCCCGGACGACGCGCCGTTCGTCGACCCCGGCGAGCAGGCCCAGACGCTGAAGTTCCACTTCACGCCGCGCGACGCGCTGGCGGGCGAGATGGAGCGGCTCCAGACCGAGAACCCGCACGCCAAGGCGACCTGGATCGTCCCCAAGGTGCTCGCCGCCCTGAACGAGGAGTTCGGCGACGCCATCCTGGAGACGGTCGGCTACGCGGGCGAGACGACGGTCTTCGTCGAGACCGCCCGCCTCGCGGACGTGGTGCAGTTCCTCTACGACGAGGTCGGCTTCGACTACCTGACCGACATCGGCACCATCGACCGGTTCACCGAGGAGGACCGCTTCGAGGTGTTCTACAACCTGTGCGCGCTGGAGGCCAAGAAGCGGATTCGCCTGAAGGTCCGAGTGGATGAGGAGGACCCGACGGTGCCGACCATCACGCACGTCCACCCGGGCGCCAACTGGCACGAGCGCGAGGCCTGGGACATGATGGGCATCCGCTTCGAGGGCCTCACCGACCACCGGCGCATCTATATGCCGGAGGACTTCGAGTACCACCCGCTGCGGAAGGAATTCCCGACCCTCGGCATCCCGGGCTCGCTTCCGCTCCCGGCCAACCACCCCGACGGCGATCTCCAGGCCGACCCGTTCCCGCGTGCCCACGGCCAGATCCCGAAGGACCTCGACTCTGACTAG
- a CDS encoding NADH-quinone oxidoreductase subunit A, with protein MIAEFLPLFLMVLLALGLAMSLLKIAEYFGPHQPNATKGSPYESGQDPVGSARDRYSVKFYLVAMIFIVFDVELVFLYPWAVSFRTFLEAGGGAALASISVIGVFIAILAVGLLYDVKKGGLDWD; from the coding sequence ATGATCGCTGAGTTCCTGCCCCTCTTCCTCATGGTCCTGCTCGCGCTCGGGCTGGCGATGAGCCTGCTCAAGATCGCGGAGTACTTCGGACCCCACCAGCCGAACGCGACCAAAGGGAGCCCGTACGAGTCCGGCCAGGACCCCGTGGGCTCAGCGCGCGACCGCTACTCGGTCAAGTTCTACCTCGTCGCGATGATCTTCATCGTGTTCGACGTCGAGCTGGTGTTCCTCTACCCGTGGGCCGTCTCGTTCCGGACGTTCCTCGAGGCCGGCGGTGGCGCGGCGCTCGCGTCCATCAGCGTGATCGGCGTATTCATCGCCATCCTCGCCGTCGGACTGCTCTATGACGTCAAGAAGGGCGGCCTCGACTGGGACTGA
- the nuoF gene encoding NADH-quinone oxidoreductase subunit NuoF codes for MADTDTLLTGQSKAGDWRSYERVILPPIKDLHKIDVYEAEADGYKALKDVVKNGKYDPVGLTNEVKASGLRGRGGAGFPTGLKWSFMPPVDPDKPRYLCCNGDESEPGTFKDRQIFEYNPHLMIEGIVLACYAMSIKTCYLYIRGEYKDYIDHVQTAVDEAYAKGYIGKNILGTDFSTDLVVHAGAGAYICGEETSLMNSLEGRRAYPRIKPPFPAQVGVFGMPTTINNVETLADVPLIVNRGAAWFAGIGTEKHTGPVLYGISGHVNRPGVYEYPAGMLIPDLLEVAGGARGGKKIKAVVPGGSSTPPLTWAMAKDATMDAETLREAGSSMGTAGLCFLDEDTDMVSFTRRIAHFYHHESCGQCTPCRDGTGWMEKLLHRIDDGQGYTRDLDLLLDLCDQMEGRTVCALADAAAWPVRWGIKRFRDEFEAKCLPSAFPGADVSGDGASIEADKLITPTGTP; via the coding sequence ATGGCCGACACCGACACCCTCCTCACCGGACAGTCCAAGGCTGGCGACTGGCGCAGCTACGAGCGCGTCATCCTGCCGCCGATCAAGGACCTCCACAAGATCGACGTCTACGAGGCCGAGGCCGACGGCTACAAGGCCCTCAAGGACGTCGTCAAGAACGGCAAGTACGACCCCGTCGGCCTGACCAACGAGGTCAAGGCGTCCGGCCTGCGCGGGCGCGGCGGCGCGGGCTTCCCGACCGGCCTGAAGTGGAGCTTCATGCCGCCCGTCGACCCCGACAAGCCGCGCTACCTGTGCTGCAACGGCGACGAGTCGGAGCCGGGCACGTTCAAGGACCGGCAGATCTTCGAGTACAACCCGCACCTGATGATCGAGGGGATCGTGCTCGCGTGCTACGCGATGTCGATCAAGACCTGCTACCTCTACATCCGCGGCGAGTACAAGGACTACATCGACCACGTCCAGACGGCCGTCGACGAGGCGTACGCGAAGGGCTACATCGGGAAGAACATCCTCGGGACTGACTTCTCGACGGACCTCGTGGTCCACGCGGGCGCCGGCGCATACATCTGTGGCGAGGAGACGAGCCTGATGAACTCGCTGGAGGGCCGCCGCGCCTACCCGCGCATCAAGCCGCCCTTCCCCGCTCAGGTCGGCGTCTTCGGCATGCCGACGACGATCAACAACGTCGAGACGCTGGCGGACGTCCCGCTGATCGTCAACCGCGGCGCGGCCTGGTTCGCGGGCATCGGCACCGAGAAGCACACCGGACCGGTGCTCTACGGCATCTCGGGCCACGTCAACCGGCCGGGCGTCTACGAGTACCCGGCGGGGATGCTCATCCCGGACCTGCTGGAGGTGGCCGGTGGCGCCCGCGGCGGCAAGAAGATCAAGGCCGTCGTCCCCGGCGGCTCGTCCACGCCGCCCCTCACGTGGGCCATGGCGAAGGACGCCACGATGGACGCCGAGACGCTCCGCGAGGCGGGCTCGTCGATGGGCACGGCCGGGCTGTGTTTCCTCGACGAGGACACCGACATGGTGAGCTTCACGCGCCGCATCGCGCACTTCTACCACCACGAGTCCTGCGGCCAGTGCACGCCCTGCCGCGACGGGACGGGCTGGATGGAGAAGCTGCTCCACCGCATCGACGACGGCCAGGGCTACACGCGCGACCTCGACCTGCTGCTCGACCTCTGCGACCAGATGGAGGGCCGCACCGTCTGCGCCCTCGCCGACGCCGCCGCGTGGCCGGTCCGCTGGGGCATCAAGCGCTTCCGCGACGAGTTCGAGGCCAAGTGCCTGCCGTCCGCTTTCCCGGGCGCCGACGTGTCCGGCGACGGCGCCTCGATCGAGGCGGACAAGCTCATCACCCCGACCGGCACACCGTAA
- a CDS encoding MBL fold metallo-hydrolase, whose amino-acid sequence MARPDSAPSRRPRRRWLRGIGWLVLALVVGLGLFVASMRDAFGGAPEGERLARMQRSPQYADGRFVSPLPTVSDSASWGGIWRFLTGGSDIRQPTAPIPVVARSAADFADAAADLRVTWFGHSTLLLEIEGVRILVDPVWGEHAAPSPLLGVRRFYAPPLALADLPPVDAVVISHDHYDHLDLPTVRALAGTVPKWVVPLGVGAHLEAWGVLPDRITELDWWGEAEVAGIRLVSTPARHFSGRFLTDRDRTLWSGWAVVGRERRVWYSGDTALTPAFAEVGRRLGPFDVTLIESGAYDASWADVHLGPEQAVAAHRMVQRGDTTGVLVPVHWGAFDLALHGWTEPAERVRVAAEAAGVAVAFPRPGESVAPDAYPSTPWWPSLPWQTAAEAPAVSTSLPDSVLALIP is encoded by the coding sequence GTGGCTCGACCCGACTCCGCGCCGTCTCGCCGCCCGCGCCGCCGCTGGCTGCGCGGGATCGGGTGGCTGGTGCTCGCCCTCGTGGTCGGCCTCGGCCTCTTCGTGGCCTCGATGCGCGACGCCTTCGGTGGCGCGCCCGAGGGCGAGCGCCTCGCCCGGATGCAGCGCTCGCCGCAGTACGCCGACGGGCGTTTCGTGAGTCCGCTCCCGACGGTCTCCGACAGCGCCTCGTGGGGCGGGATCTGGCGGTTCCTTACGGGCGGGAGCGACATCCGCCAGCCGACGGCACCGATACCGGTCGTGGCGCGCTCGGCCGCCGACTTCGCCGACGCCGCGGCCGATCTGCGGGTGACGTGGTTCGGCCACTCGACGCTGCTCCTAGAGATCGAGGGCGTGCGAATCCTGGTCGACCCGGTCTGGGGCGAGCACGCGGCGCCGTCGCCGCTGCTGGGCGTCCGCCGGTTCTATGCCCCGCCGCTCGCGCTGGCCGACCTCCCGCCGGTCGACGCCGTGGTGATCTCGCACGACCACTACGACCACCTCGACCTGCCGACGGTGCGCGCCCTCGCCGGGACGGTGCCCAAGTGGGTCGTGCCGCTTGGCGTCGGGGCGCACCTGGAGGCGTGGGGCGTGCTGCCGGACCGGATCACGGAACTGGACTGGTGGGGCGAGGCCGAGGTGGCGGGCATTCGCCTGGTAAGCACGCCCGCGCGTCACTTCTCGGGCCGCTTCCTCACCGACCGGGACCGGACGCTCTGGTCGGGCTGGGCGGTCGTCGGCCGGGAGCGGCGGGTCTGGTACAGCGGCGACACGGCGCTCACGCCGGCGTTCGCAGAGGTCGGCCGCCGCCTCGGGCCGTTCGACGTGACGCTCATCGAGTCCGGCGCCTACGACGCCTCGTGGGCCGACGTGCACCTCGGTCCAGAGCAGGCCGTGGCCGCCCATCGGATGGTGCAGCGGGGCGACACGACGGGCGTGCTCGTGCCCGTCCACTGGGGGGCGTTCGATCTCGCGCTGCACGGGTGGACCGAGCCCGCCGAGCGGGTCCGCGTCGCCGCCGAGGCGGCTGGGGTCGCCGTCGCCTTCCCGCGCCCGGGCGAGAGCGTCGCGCCAGATGCCTACCCCTCGACGCCGTGGTGGCCGAGCCTCCCGTGGCAGACCGCCGCCGAGGCGCCCGCCGTGTCGACGAGTCTGCCCGACTCCGTCCTCGCGCTGATCCCGTGA
- a CDS encoding NADH-quinone oxidoreductase subunit NuoB translates to MFSEEGGFLTTTVDSVVNWARSNSLMPMPMGLACCAIEMMGFAGPKYDVARFGSEAMRFSPRQADLMIVAGWCSHKMAHTVRRIWDQMAEPKWVIAQGACASTGGMHRCYGVVQGIDNFLPVDVYIPGCPPRPEAIIHALMDIQEKIRVTESVAKDVRFTEAPNQLIDGRMLDAAGRPVPATLPA, encoded by the coding sequence ATGTTCAGCGAAGAAGGCGGATTCCTCACCACCACCGTCGACTCGGTCGTCAACTGGGCGCGGTCGAACTCCCTGATGCCCATGCCAATGGGCCTCGCGTGCTGCGCGATCGAGATGATGGGCTTCGCCGGGCCGAAGTACGACGTGGCCCGCTTCGGCTCCGAGGCGATGCGCTTCAGCCCCCGTCAGGCGGACCTGATGATCGTCGCGGGCTGGTGCTCCCACAAGATGGCCCACACCGTCCGCCGCATCTGGGACCAGATGGCCGAGCCCAAGTGGGTCATCGCCCAGGGCGCCTGCGCCTCCACCGGAGGCATGCACCGCTGCTACGGGGTCGTGCAGGGCATCGACAACTTCCTGCCTGTGGATGTCTACATCCCCGGCTGCCCGCCGCGCCCGGAGGCCATCATCCACGCGCTGATGGACATCCAGGAGAAGATCCGCGTGACGGAGTCGGTCGCCAAGGACGTCCGCTTCACCGAGGCGCCGAACCAGCTCATCGACGGCCGGATGCTCGACGCCGCCGGCCGGCCGGTCCCGGCGACCCTCCCCGCGTAG
- a CDS encoding DUF4920 domain-containing protein: MTRLLLLPFLLLVACADAPADPAASDGTTEAASVAASTFGEAVPDGDALTPDALIAEAETYAGKTVVVEGVAREVCQQAGCWLTFSDDEGQLVRINVPRDESESYVYTFPKDAAGRTVRVTGILDVTPESVEDQRHYAEDAGASPEEVAAITEPKNTLVLTALGAELADA; the protein is encoded by the coding sequence ATGACTCGACTCCTGCTTCTCCCCTTCCTCCTCCTGGTCGCCTGCGCCGACGCGCCGGCAGACCCCGCGGCCTCCGACGGGACGACCGAGGCCGCCTCGGTGGCCGCGAGCACCTTTGGCGAGGCCGTGCCCGACGGCGACGCGCTCACGCCGGACGCGCTCATCGCCGAGGCCGAGACGTACGCCGGCAAGACGGTCGTGGTGGAGGGCGTCGCCCGCGAGGTCTGCCAGCAGGCGGGCTGCTGGCTCACGTTCTCGGACGACGAAGGCCAGTTGGTCCGCATCAACGTCCCCCGCGACGAGTCGGAGAGCTACGTCTACACCTTCCCGAAGGACGCCGCCGGGCGGACGGTCCGCGTGACTGGCATCCTCGACGTGACGCCCGAGTCGGTCGAGGACCAGCGCCACTACGCCGAGGACGCGGGCGCCTCGCCCGAGGAGGTCGCTGCCATCACCGAGCCCAAGAACACGCTCGTCCTGACCGCCCTCGGCGCCGAACTCGCCGA
- a CDS encoding SRPBCC domain-containing protein: MTRSQGRVSPDIRDSMPTSNRTDRLGPRDYRVYTEIDIAAPAPVVWATLTDFERLSDWSTSFRGLTGDFWDGGAVTATFRVLGVRQTYEHVLFDVEDGVQWAWSDPLGAGIRDHHVYRVEPTGETTARFVHTDRATGGYVGLLNRLVARVIRSMCERFNEELRAEAERRYAISRGAE; this comes from the coding sequence GTGACGCGCTCCCAGGGCCGCGTCTCGCCCGACATTCGCGACTCCATGCCGACCTCCAACCGCACCGACCGCCTCGGGCCGAGAGACTACCGGGTCTACACCGAGATCGACATTGCCGCCCCAGCGCCGGTCGTCTGGGCCACCCTGACCGACTTCGAGCGGCTGTCCGACTGGAGCACCTCGTTCAGGGGGCTGACGGGCGACTTCTGGGACGGCGGAGCGGTCACGGCCACGTTCCGCGTCCTCGGCGTCCGCCAGACGTACGAGCACGTGCTGTTCGACGTCGAGGACGGCGTCCAGTGGGCCTGGTCGGATCCGCTCGGCGCGGGCATCCGGGACCATCACGTCTACCGGGTCGAGCCGACGGGCGAGACGACGGCCCGCTTCGTCCACACGGATCGGGCGACGGGCGGATACGTCGGCCTCCTCAACCGCCTCGTCGCACGCGTCATCCGGTCGATGTGCGAGCGCTTCAACGAGGAACTGCGGGCCGAGGCCGAGCGGCGGTACGCGATCTCTCGCGGTGCCGAGTGA
- the nuoD gene encoding NADH dehydrogenase (quinone) subunit D gives MATTDQATPNAHAAAPGTSEDLFTFWPRHNAALYRALADRHTQVEIQAEADARQRVDLGGDGAPVGSAVPMIAEDPLESRMVLNLGPQHPATHGALRVVCQLDGETIEKCLLDIGYLHRGIEKLAEVKTYQEFMPYTDRMDYMSPYSNNVAWCLAVEKLAGIEAPERAQWLRTIGCELARISSHLLWAGTMVMDAGALSVFLWTFKYREEIYSIFDEIAGARFTVSHSRIGGLAFDFSDEALAMTERFCDEFEQQIADWKKLLNRNRIWIDRNEGVGTLTREDVLREGYTGPTLRASGVAHDIRLFEPYLVYDQVDFDIPMRTEGDSLARYFVRVEEMEQSVRIIRQCLQKLPKGPIRVDNAKAAYASKDEVYYSMEGMIHDFMMTDTGVAPPKGAECYHAIESPKGELGFHLVSDGTGSPWRAKIVTGSFKNLQGLETMMEGAMVADTVVLIGSVDPVIGDSDK, from the coding sequence ATGGCGACCACCGACCAGGCCACCCCCAACGCCCACGCCGCGGCCCCCGGCACGTCCGAGGACCTCTTCACGTTCTGGCCGCGCCACAACGCCGCGCTCTACCGCGCGCTGGCGGACCGCCACACGCAGGTCGAGATCCAGGCCGAGGCGGACGCCAGGCAGCGCGTCGACCTCGGCGGCGACGGCGCCCCGGTCGGCTCGGCCGTGCCGATGATCGCGGAGGACCCGCTGGAGAGCCGCATGGTGCTCAACCTGGGCCCGCAGCACCCGGCCACGCACGGCGCCCTCCGCGTCGTCTGCCAGCTCGACGGCGAGACCATCGAGAAGTGCCTCCTCGACATCGGGTACCTGCACCGCGGCATCGAGAAGCTGGCCGAGGTGAAGACCTACCAGGAGTTCATGCCCTACACGGACCGCATGGACTACATGTCGCCCTACTCGAACAACGTGGCGTGGTGCCTCGCGGTCGAGAAACTGGCCGGCATCGAGGCGCCCGAGCGGGCCCAGTGGCTCCGGACCATCGGCTGCGAGCTCGCCCGCATCTCGTCGCACCTTCTGTGGGCGGGCACGATGGTGATGGACGCCGGCGCGTTGTCGGTCTTCCTCTGGACGTTCAAGTACCGCGAGGAGATCTACTCCATCTTCGACGAGATCGCGGGCGCGCGCTTCACCGTCTCACACTCCCGCATCGGCGGCCTCGCGTTCGACTTCTCGGACGAGGCCCTCGCCATGACCGAGCGCTTCTGCGACGAGTTCGAGCAGCAGATCGCCGACTGGAAGAAGCTTCTCAACCGCAACCGCATCTGGATCGACCGCAACGAGGGCGTCGGCACGCTGACGCGGGAGGACGTGCTCCGGGAGGGCTACACCGGCCCGACCCTCCGCGCCTCGGGCGTCGCCCACGATATCCGGCTCTTCGAGCCCTACCTCGTCTACGACCAGGTCGATTTCGATATCCCGATGCGCACCGAGGGCGACTCGCTCGCCCGCTACTTCGTGCGCGTCGAGGAGATGGAGCAGTCGGTCCGCATTATCCGGCAGTGCCTCCAGAAGCTGCCCAAGGGGCCGATCCGCGTCGACAACGCGAAGGCGGCCTACGCCTCCAAGGACGAGGTCTATTACTCGATGGAGGGCATGATCCACGACTTCATGATGACCGACACCGGCGTCGCCCCGCCGAAGGGTGCCGAGTGCTACCACGCCATCGAGAGCCCCAAGGGCGAGCTCGGCTTCCACCTCGTCTCGGACGGCACCGGGAGCCCGTGGCGCGCCAAGATCGTGACCGGCTCCTTCAAGAACCTCCAGGGCCTCGAGACCATGATGGAGGGCGCCATGGTGGCCGACACCGTCGTCCTCATTGGCTCCGTGGATCCCGTCATCGGCGACTCGGACAAGTAG
- a CDS encoding M1 family metallopeptidase, with protein sequence MRFLLVASLLAVAASAQAPNDSGLPLEPEQAAFDATYYDLALAVDIDTRTIDGTLLMEARIVQPTAAILLDLDAPLEVTAVEEVAYVVGSGDEVTLPRAFERTGNRLRIRLGRTAQPGEGLRLRIAYGGAPRVAPRPPWDGGFTWTETADGTPWVAVSCQVQGADLWWPVKDHPSDEADSVRVALTVPSELRAISNGVWEGRTDHGDGTATERWFVSTPINNYGVSFGIGPYETVEMEYQSPLGYTATVPFFVVPERVDDARRQMPSLLADLDFLERTFGPYAWRGDGYKILHTPYLGMEHQSLVAYGSTFEDNDYGFDWLHFHELAHEWWANLGSAPDWRDFWVHESFASYSEALRAEDIALRAGGPEAAEAAYLAFMQGKRGNHRNAIPVAPRETRTTQQMYALPDGRSNGDIYVKGAWVLHSLRYLIDDDARFLAAMRSLLYPSAAHEAVTDGRQARWVSTDDVLASFSRAADRDLSGLFEVYLRQPETPRLAVDRDGADLVLRWLVPEAAAGAVFDMPVPVVVGGDERRVAMPGGVGRTPVPEGVEWAVDPNGRILVDLAE encoded by the coding sequence ATGCGTTTCCTCCTCGTCGCCTCGCTGCTCGCCGTCGCCGCCTCCGCCCAGGCCCCCAACGACTCGGGTCTGCCGCTGGAGCCCGAGCAGGCCGCTTTCGACGCGACCTACTACGACCTCGCCCTCGCCGTCGACATCGACACCCGCACCATCGACGGGACGCTGCTGATGGAGGCCCGCATCGTCCAGCCGACGGCTGCCATCCTGCTCGACCTCGACGCGCCGCTGGAGGTAACCGCGGTGGAGGAGGTCGCGTACGTGGTCGGCTCCGGGGACGAGGTCACGCTGCCGCGCGCCTTCGAGCGGACCGGCAACCGGCTCCGCATCCGCCTCGGGCGGACCGCCCAGCCGGGCGAGGGGCTGCGCTTGCGGATCGCCTACGGCGGCGCCCCCCGCGTCGCCCCGCGCCCGCCGTGGGACGGCGGCTTCACCTGGACCGAGACCGCCGACGGCACGCCGTGGGTCGCCGTCAGCTGCCAGGTCCAGGGCGCCGACCTGTGGTGGCCGGTCAAGGACCACCCGTCCGACGAGGCCGACTCGGTCCGCGTCGCGCTGACGGTGCCGAGTGAGCTTCGCGCCATCTCGAACGGCGTCTGGGAGGGGCGCACCGACCACGGCGACGGCACGGCGACGGAGCGCTGGTTCGTCTCGACGCCCATCAACAACTACGGCGTCTCGTTCGGCATCGGCCCCTACGAGACCGTCGAGATGGAGTACCAGAGCCCGCTCGGCTACACCGCGACGGTGCCGTTCTTCGTCGTCCCCGAGCGCGTGGACGACGCGCGCCGCCAGATGCCCAGCCTGCTCGCCGACCTGGACTTCCTGGAGCGGACCTTCGGCCCGTACGCGTGGCGCGGCGACGGCTACAAGATCTTGCACACGCCCTACCTCGGCATGGAGCACCAGTCGCTCGTGGCCTACGGCTCGACGTTCGAGGACAACGACTATGGCTTCGACTGGCTCCACTTCCACGAGCTGGCGCACGAGTGGTGGGCCAACCTCGGGTCGGCCCCGGACTGGCGCGACTTCTGGGTCCACGAGTCGTTCGCGAGCTACTCGGAGGCGCTCCGCGCCGAGGACATCGCCCTGCGCGCCGGGGGCCCCGAGGCGGCCGAGGCGGCCTACCTCGCCTTCATGCAGGGCAAGCGGGGCAACCACCGCAACGCAATCCCGGTCGCGCCCCGCGAGACGCGGACGACCCAGCAGATGTACGCGCTGCCCGACGGGCGGAGCAACGGAGACATCTACGTCAAGGGCGCCTGGGTGCTGCACTCGCTGCGGTACCTGATCGACGACGACGCGCGCTTCCTGGCCGCCATGCGGTCGCTGCTCTACCCGTCCGCCGCGCACGAGGCCGTGACCGACGGGCGGCAGGCGCGCTGGGTCTCCACCGACGACGTGCTCGCGTCCTTCTCGCGCGCCGCCGACCGCGACCTCTCGGGCCTCTTCGAGGTGTACCTCCGCCAGCCCGAGACGCCGCGCCTCGCCGTCGACCGCGACGGGGCCGACCTCGTGCTCCGCTGGCTCGT